Part of the Marasmius oreades isolate 03SP1 chromosome 5, whole genome shotgun sequence genome is shown below.
CTCACGATCGCCATGCACCGCCATGAACGAAACATAGAAGAGGTCGATGACAGTGATGGGAGGGGTAGAAATCGAATTCTCTGAGAGGATCTCTATCAGTGTCGGTGTGGTAGGGCACGTCCATGTCAGTGTTCCCACGTGATACCTATTCGGAAAGTACGGGGAACTCGGAGGTACTGCAGTTCCCACGTGGGACCATGCCGTGTCGCCGGACAACTACGGGCGAGATGACGTCACCTCCTCAAGGCAGTTGATAAATACGCTTGTCCGGGTTGATAGTTTCTTCTCCTACACCCACCACCTTCAAGATGGCCTTCACTGCTTCTGATATCTGCAAGGTAATCTTCACCTTACTCCCACTCGAAATCTGCTCAAAGTTTTTCAGATCCTTATTGCTATCTTTTTACCACCCCTTGGGGTCTTTCTCGAGCGAGGATGCGGTGCTGACTTCGTGCGTACATGCATGAATACATCCTGACATGGCGTTCATCcatgtttttttcttcttctttgtttGCAGTGTATCAATATCCTGTTGACGATATTGGGTTATATGTGCGTATTACTATCACCCTCGCACTCCACAGCTAACATTTTTCTTCCAGACCTGGAATTATTCACGGTATGCTTCGCTGTAGCACATTCAACGAATTCAAGATCTGA
Proteins encoded:
- the PMP3 gene encoding plasma membrane proteolipid Pmp3, variant 2, which translates into the protein MAFTASDICKILIAIFLPPLGVFLERGCGADFCINILLTILGYIPGIIHALYIILKY